Proteins encoded together in one Triticum dicoccoides isolate Atlit2015 ecotype Zavitan chromosome 7B, WEW_v2.0, whole genome shotgun sequence window:
- the LOC119339576 gene encoding glutathione S-transferase 1-like, with product MAAAVATAAELGATRVAFETDPELLADALDIQKADSSPYAAIIEDIKFQLKLWFSKWHVESRAISRYVLRKGASDLLREGSLAESATVDAWLDAESHNFDRAMSVITFQCFVVPMFMGETTDHKIVEENLEKLKVALGVYEERLSRSRYLAGDFISLADLSHCPMAHYLLASPCASVLDAYPRMKAWVDGMMDRPSVEKVMELMDAS from the exons ATGGCTGCGGCAGTGGCGACAGCAGCTGAGCTTGGAGCCACTAGGGTTGCGTTCGAGACGGACCCAGAGCTGCTTGCTGATGCCTTGGATATCCAGAAAGCAGACTCATCACCATATGCAGCGATCATTGAAGATATCAAGTTCCAGCTCAAGTTGTGGTTCTCCAAATGGCATGTGG AGTCGCGTGCGATTTCGAGGTACGTGCTCCGCAAAGGCGCATCCGATCTTCTAAGGGAGGGCAGCCTCGCCGAGTCAGCGACGGTGGACGCGTGGCTCGACGCCGAGTCCCACAACTTCGACAGGGCCATGTCGGTGATCACCTTCCAGTGCTTTGTCGTGCCCATGTTCATGGGCGAGACGACTGACCACAAAATCGTCGAGGAGAACCTGGAGAAGCTTAAGGTGGCCCTCGGAGTCTACGAGGAGCGTCTGTCCAGGTCCCGGTACCTGGCCGGAGATTTCATCAGCCTGGCGGACCTCAGCCATTGCCCCATGGCTCACTACCTGCTGGCCAGCCCCTGCGCGTCCGTCCTCGATGCGTATCCGCGTATGAAGGCCTGGGTTGATGGGATGATGGATCGGCCGAGTGTGGAGAAGGTCATGGAGCTTATGGATGCGTCGTGA